The DNA segment ATATTCTGAGAATTACCACGTCCTTTGAGCATAATAGCTTGTCGATGACGACAAACGTTAGATAACAACTCAATACCTTGACCATGATTGACCAATAACTGGCCATCATGACGCCAAGGTAAGACATAATAATCACCTTGATTAGGAACTAATAGTTCATGACCCACATAGCGCGGTCCATGGGCAAAAATCGTATTTGCTTCAATCTGAGCCACCAACGGGTCAGAATACCAACGTACAGGCAATTGAGACGTGGCAGAAGCAAGTTCAATAACTGATCCCAATTTAGACATAGCCACACCCTCCCGGGAAACAAAGAATGCAGAGTTAATAAAAACACCTATTACTCTTTAAAAATCAAAGAGTAGCCGGCTATTCTAACCCCCCCCGCTAAATCAGGCAAGCAGCATTTATGACTATGTCAACGGAGATAGAAGGAATTTTCTGGATGGGTTTTTTGATATACCAAATTACTCGCTATGACAAAAGCAGAAATTTATACCGCTTTACTATTAATGCAAAAAACCAACAAAAGAAGCATCGGCCTCTGACCAATATGCTATGCAGCTAGCTAGCTTAATGGTGGTCATACTTCCTTAATCTCATCCAACAGATCAGGATGTCGATCCAATACTTTGAGTAACTGAACCAAAGCCAATGGCGGTTTCGTTTTCCCGTTCTCATACCTTGAGAACGCATTAATACCACCACCAAAAATCTCAGCCGCTTCACGCTGATCTAAACGTAATTTTTTTCGTATCTGTGTAATAAAGATGGGGTCGACATAAGCTGCATTAACTTCTTTGTTGAATTGCATCATCAATTCACTGATACGCGTTGATTCAGCTGCATTTAAAACCATTTCATCGCAAGCAGGGCAAAAATCACCTGTCACCGCCTCGATGACAGTGGACGAACCCTTGTAAGTGTAAGTTACGTTGCGAGTGTCTGGGATCAATTCCGCTACACCACAAACAGGACATTTCATATTCACAGCTCCTTAAACGAAAAGATCAACACGTCATCAATAACCGTTAGCTTGAGGTACACTTCATCAGCCCGAGTACAAGGGCGCTAGACGTCCTGCCACACTGTATGATCGACGTGAGTAGTCATACTCTTATAAAAATCAGCTGTCGTGAGCGTAGTTACCACGTTCAGCATTTCTATGAAACCAACCCCCATTTACGCTGCGCCCTGCATAGCAGAATAGGTCGCACGAACTTTACCCGACTCCACTAACGCCTTAATCACTGACAACTTACAATGTGGGGTGTGTTTTTCCATAGCTAAATACTAACCTAGTTGGTTTTTTTAGCAAGTAGGTTAATTGATAGACGACATAAAGTGGATAGCATTTATGGTATTAAGAGTAGCTCAAAAGGCTCCCACTAAATACCGTATAAAAAAATACTGTTATCAAACAGCTCCTTTGACGACAACTCTTCTTTTTAAACATAATTATTGTGGTTTTAAGGAATGGTTTTTATGCATGCTATTAAAGTGGCCAATATAAGGCAACTAGACTATCATTTTAATTATTAACCAAATCTTTCTCATTCTAAGAAGTAATAAGTCATGGCTAAAAAACCAGAAGAGTTAACTTATGAGGCGGCTATTAAAGAACTTGAGACGCTACTTACACAACTAGAGGGTGGGCAACTTCCTCTTGAGGAAGCCATTGAAACCTATCGCCGAGGTTCTGAACTGATTCGCTTTTGCCAAGAGCAATTAAAAGAGGCCGAACAAAAAATTCAAATCTTAACCAATGGTGAACTCACAGAGTTTGACAATGGACCAACCAGCTCTTAATTTTAATAATTGGTCAACGCAGTGTATTGAGCGCGTTAATCAATTTCTAGAAAAACATCTTCCTGGTGCAGACCTTGAACCTGCCATACTTCATCAAGCGATGCGTTATGCAGCATTAAGTCCCGGCAAACGAATTCGTCCTTTATTGTGTTTTGCGAGCGGACACATCACGGGCGCAAACTTTGACAACCTCAGTCTCGCATCGGCTGCTATTGAGTTGATTCACGCTTACTCTTTGGTACACGATGACTTACCGGCGATGGATAACGATGTATTAAGACGCGGGCAGCCCACTTGTCATGTTAAGTTTGGAGAAGCCATTGCTCTATTAGCAGGTGATACACTACAAACCTTGGCTTTTGAATGGCTCAGTGAAGACAGCCAACTCAACGCCTCACAACAGTTACAACTCATTCAACAACTAGCACGAGCCTCTGGTTCATTAGGAATGGGGGGTGGACAGGCCATTGATCTGACACACGTTAATCAAAGTATGGATTTAGGTTTATTAGAAAAAATGCATCAAATGAAAACAGGTGCTTTAATAGAAGCCTCTATTTTAATGGGTGCTTACTGTGGGCAAGCACTTACTCCCAACACGGAAAACATATTAAAAACCATCGGTAGACATTTAGGGTTAATTTTCCAAATAAAAGACGATCTACTTGATGCGCAAAGCGATTCAGCCACTCTGGGCAAAACAGCAGGCAAGGATGCTGCTCGCAACAAACCAACATATGTGAGTATAATGGGTATGAATGAAGCGCAGCGTTTACTAGAGCGCTTAGCTGATGAAACCTTTTTATTAATTGAGCAATTGGGTGATTCTGCTTACTATCTAATGCAATTGAGTCAATTATTTGTTCATCGCCAACACTAACTCATGACTACTTTTTCTCCTACACCGCTACTTGATACCATTAATTGGCCCAACCAATTACGTGAGCTTGGGCGCGAACAACTAGGGCAATTAGCCACCGAGTTAAGACAATTTATTTTAGAATCTGTGGCATCAACTGGTGGTCATTTATCAAGTAACCTTGGCACCATCGAACTGACTGTGGCTCTTCATTGGGTCTTTAATACACCTGATGATCGACTGATTTGGGATGTAGGTCATCAAACTTACGCCCATAAGATCCTTACTGGTCGGCGTGAGGGTATGAAACAGTTACGCATGAAAGACGGTCTATCAGGCTTTCCAAAGCGCAGTGAAAGCGACTACGACGCCTTTGGTACGGCACACTCTAGCACCTCAATTAGTGCAGCCCTTGGTATGGCCACAGCCTTTAAGCAACTTGGCTTATCAAGAAAAGTCATCGCCGTCATCGGTGATGGGGCAATGACTGGCGGCATGGCCTTTGAAGCCATGAATAATGCTCGCAACACAGGTTCTGATCTGATTGTGATACTCAATGACAATGAAATGTCTATTTCACGTCCTGTGGGTGCATTAAGTAATTATTTGGCTCGCATCATGTCCGGACGCGTTTATAACAGCGTCAGAAAACAAGGTGAAAAAGTACTAGGGGTTGCCCCTCCCATTTTGGAAATTGCCAAACGCTGGGAAGAGCACTTTAAGGGGTTTGTTAACCCACCAGCCACACTCTTTGAGGAATTTGGCTTTAATTATATCGGCCCTATTGATGGTCATGATCTGGATACATTGGTATCCACATTAAATAATGTAAAACGACTCTCTGGACCACAGTTTTTACATATCGTCACCAAAAAAGGGAAAGGTTACGACAAAGCGGAGCTCGATCCCATTCTCTACCATGGTGTCACCCCCTTTGATCCAGCAATAGGAATTATCCCCAAACCCATTAGCAAACCTACTTATACCCACATTTTTGGTGAGTGGCTATGTGACATGGCTGAACAGGATAGTAAACTGGTTGGGATTACCCCAGCCATGTGTGAAGGATCAGGGTTAGTTGAGTTTTCTAAACGCTATCCTGATCGTTACTTTGACGTGGGTATTGCAGAACAGCATGCGCTCACTTTCGCTGCTGGCCTTGCTGCTGAAGGATTAAAACCAGTAGTAGCAATTTACTCCACCTTCTTACAACGTGCATATGATCAACTTATTCATGACATTGCCTTACAAAATCTACCCGTGATGTTTGCGATTGATAGAGCAGGACTTGTGGGGGCAGACGGAGCAACACACTGTGGTAGCTTTGATCTTAGCTTCTTACGCTGCCTGCCGAACATGCTCATCATGGCTCCCGCCGATGAAAATGAATGTCGTTTAATGCTTACCACCGCCTATCATTGGCAAGGTCCTGCCGCCGTTCGCTACCCAAGAGGGAACGGACCGGGCACTCATGTTGTCAAAGAGTTACGAGTGTTGGAAGTGGGTCTAGGAGAAGTTCGTCGTCAAGGCAAAAATGTGGCGATCTTAGCCTTTGGATCAGTGGTTAATGCAGCACTCGAAGCTGGTCAAGAACTTAATGCAACTGTAGTAAATATGCGCTTCATCAAGCCATTAGACGAACAATTAATCGTTGATATGGCGCTAAATCATCAACTTTTAGTCACCGTGGAAGAAAATGTGG comes from the Ferrovum sp. PN-J185 genome and includes:
- the dxs gene encoding 1-deoxy-D-xylulose-5-phosphate synthase, coding for MTTFSPTPLLDTINWPNQLRELGREQLGQLATELRQFILESVASTGGHLSSNLGTIELTVALHWVFNTPDDRLIWDVGHQTYAHKILTGRREGMKQLRMKDGLSGFPKRSESDYDAFGTAHSSTSISAALGMATAFKQLGLSRKVIAVIGDGAMTGGMAFEAMNNARNTGSDLIVILNDNEMSISRPVGALSNYLARIMSGRVYNSVRKQGEKVLGVAPPILEIAKRWEEHFKGFVNPPATLFEEFGFNYIGPIDGHDLDTLVSTLNNVKRLSGPQFLHIVTKKGKGYDKAELDPILYHGVTPFDPAIGIIPKPISKPTYTHIFGEWLCDMAEQDSKLVGITPAMCEGSGLVEFSKRYPDRYFDVGIAEQHALTFAAGLAAEGLKPVVAIYSTFLQRAYDQLIHDIALQNLPVMFAIDRAGLVGADGATHCGSFDLSFLRCLPNMLIMAPADENECRLMLTTAYHWQGPAAVRYPRGNGPGTHVVKELRVLEVGLGEVRRQGKNVAILAFGSVVNAALEAGQELNATVVNMRFIKPLDEQLIVDMALNHQLLVTVEENVVQGGAGSAVAEVLAKHGLTMPLLQLGLPDRWIDQGDPKLLIQEVGLDSVGLRHAIEARLSSLQLRRSGT
- a CDS encoding polyprenyl synthetase family protein is translated as MDQPALNFNNWSTQCIERVNQFLEKHLPGADLEPAILHQAMRYAALSPGKRIRPLLCFASGHITGANFDNLSLASAAIELIHAYSLVHDDLPAMDNDVLRRGQPTCHVKFGEAIALLAGDTLQTLAFEWLSEDSQLNASQQLQLIQQLARASGSLGMGGGQAIDLTHVNQSMDLGLLEKMHQMKTGALIEASILMGAYCGQALTPNTENILKTIGRHLGLIFQIKDDLLDAQSDSATLGKTAGKDAARNKPTYVSIMGMNEAQRLLERLADETFLLIEQLGDSAYYLMQLSQLFVHRQH
- the xseB gene encoding exodeoxyribonuclease VII small subunit, producing the protein MAKKPEELTYEAAIKELETLLTQLEGGQLPLEEAIETYRRGSELIRFCQEQLKEAEQKIQILTNGELTEFDNGPTSS
- a CDS encoding type II toxin-antitoxin system MqsA family antitoxin, with amino-acid sequence MKCPVCGVAELIPDTRNVTYTYKGSSTVIEAVTGDFCPACDEMVLNAAESTRISELMMQFNKEVNAAYVDPIFITQIRKKLRLDQREAAEIFGGGINAFSRYENGKTKPPLALVQLLKVLDRHPDLLDEIKEV